In a single window of the Coffea eugenioides isolate CCC68of chromosome 3, Ceug_1.0, whole genome shotgun sequence genome:
- the LOC113764964 gene encoding peroxidase 24-like produces MSMVLFIVIRLDKNYNKPIWEVLTGRRDGGTSHASEALANIPSPFSNFTTLMQSFASKNLTVHDLVILSGAHTIGVGHCNMFRKRLYNFTGKVDADPSLNSTYAAFLRTKCESLSDNTTTVEMDPGISVASDNHYFSNLKHQQGLFQSDAALLTDRGASNIVDEMLTAGKFFTEFGQSMKRMGAIGVLTGNAGEIRKKCSGIVLFLEEQYNYQGELQRNYYRKSCRGVEQIVRDITWRNVSANPSLAPKLLRLHYHDCFVRGCDGSVLLDSTPNNPSEKEAIPNRSLSGFDFIDIVKSILEEECPGAVSCADILALAARDAVSYQFQRPMWQVFTGRQDGRVSVDSEALAGLPSPSSDFPTLLQNFQSNNLDVVDLVTLSGAHTIGVTHCNLVAKRLYNFTGKGDTDPSLDSEYAQTLKTICPLPIVRTTTLGMDPGSSDSFDNHYFVALSQNMTVFQSDSALLSNPLSATIASHLQNPRLFFALFARSMTKMGAIGVLTNGEGEIRQNCRVVNA; encoded by the exons ATGTCTATGGTTTTATTTATTGTAATTCGATTGGACAAGAATTACAATAAGCCAATATGGGAAGTATTGACTGGGAGAAGAGATGGAGGAACTTCACATGCATCAGAAGCTCTAGCCAACATCCCTTCTCCATTCTCCAACTTCACCACCCTCATGCAGTCCTTTGCCAGCAAGAATCTTACAGTCCATGATCTTGTGATTTTGTCAG GTGCACATACCATTGGAGTTGGACATTGCAACATGTTCAGAAAGAGGCTATATAATTTCACAGGGAAAGTCGATGCAGATCCTTCTCTGAACTCAACCTACGCTGCATTCTTGAGAACAAAATGCGAAAGCCTTTCTGATAATACAACCACAGTAGAAATGGACCCTGGGATTTCTGTAGCATCTGACAACCATTATTTCTCAAATTTAAAGCATCAACAAGGCCTTTTCCAATCAGATGCTGCATTGCTGACAGACAGAGGTGCAAGCAACATTGTTGATGAGATGCTTACCGCTGGAAAATTCTTCACTGAATTTGGACAATCCATGAAGAGGATGGGTGCAATTGGAGTTCTTACTGGAAATGCTGGAGAAATAAGGAAGAAATGTAGCGGG ATTGTCCTGTTTCTTGAAGAGCAATATAATTACCAGG GAGAGCTGCAGAGGAACTATTATCGTAAGAGCTGCCGTGGGGTTGAACAGATTGTGAGGGATATCACTTGGAGAAATGTCAGTGCCAATCCCAGCCTCGCCCCCAAGCTGCTTAGGCTACATTATCATGACTGCTTTGTCAGG GGTTGTGATGGATCAGTTCTTTTGGATTCAACCCCCAATAATCCATCTGAAAAAGAAGCTATACCCAATCGATCTCTATCTGGATTTGATTTCATTGATATCGTAAAGTCAATTCTCGAAGAGGAATGTCCAGGAGCCGTCTCCTGTGCTGATATTCTTGCCTTAGCAGCAAGAGATGCAGTTTCATATCAA TTCCAAAGACCAATGTGGCAGGTGTTCACTGGGAGGCAAGACGGAAGAGTTTCAGTTGATTCTGAAGCATTAGCAGGGTTGCCATCACCATCTTCAGACTTCCCCACTCTCCTTCAGAATTTCCAGAGTAATAATCTGGACGTTGTCGATCTAGTAACCTTATCAG GGGCGCATACAATTGGAGTCACACATTGCAATTTGGTTGCGAAGAGACTGTACAATTTCACAGGGAAAGGAGACACAGATCCTTCTTTGGACTCTGAATATGCTCAAACCTTGAAGACCATTTGTCCTCTTCCTATTGTTCGAACCACAACTCTAGGAATGGACCCTGGAAGCTCAGACTCTTTCGATA ACCATTATTTTGTGGCTTTGAGCCAAAATATGACAGTTTTTCAATCAGATTCAGCCCTGTTAAGCAATCCACTTTCAGCTACAATAGCATCACATCTCCAGAATCCTCGGCTTTTCTTCGCTCTATTTGCTCGATCCATGACGAAAATGGGTGCCATTGGAGTACTTACTAATGGGGAAGGAGAGATTAGGCAGAATTGTCGAGTTGTCAATGCTTAG
- the LOC113765581 gene encoding uncharacterized protein LOC113765581 produces MKFLGWYVKISLLSAMVGGSMELFMIKTGFYDKVTVLESEKRVWENSPEAQARREALNPWRHVDAGTRKSS; encoded by the exons atgAAATTTCTGGGTTGGTACGTGAAGATATCACTTCTTTCCGCCATGGTTGGAGGTTCAATGGAATTGTTCATGATCAAAACTGGCTTCT ATGATAAAGTAACTGTTTTGGAGTCAGAGAAGAGAGTTTGGGAGAATAGTCCTGAAGCTCAAGCTAGGAGAGAAGCTTTGAATCCTTGGAGGCATGTTGATGCAGGAACTAGGAAAAGTTCCTAG